One Helianthus annuus cultivar XRQ/B chromosome 12, HanXRQr2.0-SUNRISE, whole genome shotgun sequence genomic region harbors:
- the LOC110893426 gene encoding cellular nucleic acid-binding protein homolog, with the protein MVTSAKPATIAEVVTLAVSLTEDAVRMKKLSLNPTEKAETHAESSGHKKRKHANLNQATHNNKGSNKKHDANPPQEAKNLATMNDAPAKRYLGTLPICNNCKRHHEGVCRIPKCDKCGKLGHHAEDCWGKGKNGNGNRNGAGNRNGGGNGNGNGNRNGNGNGQNQGCFSCGSKDHFVKDCPGGNNAQARTFVIWDDRGFQ; encoded by the coding sequence AtggtaacttcggccaaaccCGCAACAATCGCCGAGgttgtaactctggctgtcagccttactgaagacgCTGTTCGAATGAAGAAGTTATCGTTGAACCCAACAGAAAAGGCTGaaacgcatgctgagtcgtctggGCACAAGAAAAGGAAGCATGCGAACCTGAACCAAGCGACACataacaacaagggttccaacaagaagcATGACGCTAACCCGCCACAGGAGGCGAAAAATCTTGCAACCATGAATGACGCTCCTGCCAAAAGATACCTGGGCACTCTGCCCATTTGCAACAATTGCAAGCGTCATCACGAAGGGGTTTGTCGCATTCCAAAATGCGACAAGTGTGGAAAACTGGGTCACCATGCTGAGGACTGTTGGGGAAAAGGAAAgaacgggaatggaaaccgcAACGGTGCTGGTAATAGGAACGgtggtggaaatggaaatggcaatGGTAACAGGAATGGTAACGGGAATGGGcagaaccaaggatgcttcagttgtggaagcaaGGATCATTTCGTGAAAGATTGCCCAGGGGGAAACAACGCTCAGGCTCGaacattt